The following proteins come from a genomic window of Gordonia westfalica:
- a CDS encoding helix-turn-helix domain-containing protein, with the protein MSSADAGRASTPPTPTLVDRRDPALASDWVDDILDRARAQLPLCAVVVGTPGSGRTDLVKVVHERLRVLDVAVSVGMPPDEVSSGRPVVLADDLHTWPGDLVARMTARVDAGTIALVATTEPRDTDQVLRRVLDLARRSGTLLELGPVSTADVLTDAARGGLNLTPATASQIRRRCGGARTVVTAALLAIREAAVAAAPGETVDSMAVVEGVARDHHHRLLRGLDPTTLSVLALASVRGPLDPDSLAETLDVPRDAALEALDRARGSGLLRGADVLVSAASDPLHAVLGGRRLDELRRASVAVRLRSTELTADDALHAAESGVEDPRLVDTLLAGAADATAARAVVLLRAADRVEPGRDDVRLLMAQRALASGDVDGAGVVADTRLETADPGEKGIEHWVGVAAVVAAHRGFASHAADLYRWLGSDRIVAEQLSAVTALLAVGDRAAASAIAAADDGQPPVGARAMRSLAIRGLLTSVGSPDDGLGDGVDLVVRGLAAATSRTGPAASSTLHAAVALALNGGDLNAARTLRGAVGDSADGTLLDAEIALAGGDLESVTRLLPTTEPGGMVDRLRIHAIRLGLARRNGDVPALTALWPEGLSLLAATEVDLYLLRPLAEYWQAAARLADAASIERYIITADRLLDTLDNPVTWSAPWHFAGVQAAVIAADGQLAAERQRHLDAATAPYARASGLAMAARTWSALTFDRVGSITDDEVSAAVAALRSNGLDWEAVRVAGVAALRAEDPSAAANLLETAHSVDADRRRPRPIDGVLTEREAEVGRELLQGFTYREIGARLFISPKTVEHHVSRIRRRLGAGSRSELMSALRAAGCG; encoded by the coding sequence TACGGATCTGGTGAAGGTCGTGCACGAGCGACTGCGAGTTCTCGACGTCGCGGTCAGCGTCGGCATGCCGCCGGACGAGGTGTCGTCCGGACGGCCGGTCGTACTCGCCGACGACCTCCACACCTGGCCGGGTGACCTCGTCGCACGGATGACCGCGAGGGTCGACGCCGGAACCATCGCGCTGGTCGCCACGACCGAGCCCCGCGACACCGACCAGGTCCTCCGACGGGTCCTGGACCTCGCCCGACGCTCCGGCACGCTCCTCGAACTCGGCCCGGTGAGCACCGCGGACGTGCTCACCGACGCGGCTCGTGGCGGTCTGAACCTGACGCCGGCAACCGCGTCTCAGATCCGTCGACGCTGCGGCGGAGCGCGCACCGTCGTGACCGCCGCGCTGCTGGCGATCCGGGAGGCGGCAGTGGCCGCCGCACCCGGGGAGACGGTCGATTCGATGGCGGTCGTCGAAGGCGTGGCGCGTGACCACCACCATCGGCTCCTCCGGGGGCTCGACCCGACGACGTTGTCCGTCCTGGCCCTGGCGTCGGTACGGGGACCGCTGGACCCCGACAGCCTCGCCGAGACGCTGGATGTCCCGCGGGACGCGGCGCTCGAGGCACTGGACCGCGCGCGGGGAAGTGGTCTGCTGCGCGGAGCCGACGTCCTCGTCTCCGCCGCAAGCGATCCCCTGCACGCCGTTCTCGGAGGCCGGCGACTCGACGAGCTCCGTCGCGCGTCGGTCGCAGTGCGACTGCGGTCGACCGAGCTGACCGCCGACGACGCGTTGCACGCCGCGGAGTCCGGGGTCGAGGACCCGCGGCTCGTCGACACCCTGCTCGCCGGTGCGGCTGATGCCACCGCCGCGCGTGCGGTGGTCCTGCTGCGGGCCGCCGATCGCGTCGAACCGGGGCGGGACGACGTCCGTCTCCTGATGGCTCAGCGCGCGTTGGCGTCTGGTGACGTCGACGGGGCCGGTGTCGTCGCGGACACCCGGCTCGAGACGGCTGACCCGGGTGAGAAGGGGATCGAGCACTGGGTGGGGGTCGCGGCGGTGGTCGCGGCACACCGCGGCTTCGCATCCCATGCGGCGGATCTCTATCGCTGGCTCGGATCGGATCGCATCGTCGCAGAGCAACTCTCGGCGGTGACCGCGCTCCTGGCGGTCGGGGACCGGGCGGCCGCCTCGGCGATCGCCGCAGCGGATGACGGGCAGCCGCCGGTGGGTGCCCGCGCGATGCGTTCGCTGGCGATCCGCGGTCTGCTCACCTCGGTCGGGTCCCCCGACGACGGTCTGGGCGACGGCGTCGACCTCGTGGTCCGTGGACTCGCCGCCGCGACGAGCAGGACGGGGCCGGCCGCTTCGAGTACGTTGCATGCGGCCGTCGCGCTCGCGCTGAACGGCGGCGACCTGAATGCGGCCAGGACACTCCGGGGAGCGGTCGGCGACTCCGCCGACGGTACCCTGCTCGACGCCGAGATCGCGCTGGCCGGCGGTGACCTCGAGTCAGTCACCCGTCTGCTGCCGACCACCGAACCCGGCGGCATGGTCGACCGGCTCCGAATCCACGCCATCCGCCTCGGCCTGGCGCGTCGCAACGGTGACGTCCCGGCGCTGACGGCGCTGTGGCCGGAGGGCTTGTCACTGCTCGCCGCGACCGAGGTCGACCTCTATCTACTGCGTCCGCTCGCGGAGTACTGGCAGGCCGCCGCCCGGTTGGCCGACGCCGCCTCGATCGAGCGGTACATCATCACGGCCGATCGATTGCTCGACACGCTGGACAACCCGGTGACGTGGTCGGCTCCTTGGCATTTCGCCGGAGTACAAGCAGCCGTCATCGCCGCCGACGGTCAGCTCGCGGCCGAGCGACAACGACACCTCGACGCCGCGACCGCGCCGTACGCGCGGGCGTCAGGCCTGGCGATGGCCGCCCGCACGTGGTCGGCACTCACGTTCGATCGGGTGGGGAGCATCACCGACGACGAGGTCTCCGCTGCGGTCGCAGCCCTGCGATCGAACGGATTGGACTGGGAGGCAGTACGTGTGGCGGGAGTTGCGGCGTTACGCGCCGAGGACCCGAGTGCTGCCGCGAACCTTCTGGAGACCGCCCATTCGGTCGACGCGGATCGACGACGCCCCCGACCGATCGACGGTGTGCTGACCGAGCGGGAAGCCGAGGTGGGCCGAGAGCTGTTGCAGGGGTTCACGTATCGGGAGATCGGTGCGCGTCTGTTCATCTCGCCGAAGACGGTCGAGCACCATGTGTCGCGTATTCGACGTCGACTGGGTGCGGGATCGCGCTCGGAGTTGATGTCGGCACTACGGGCCGCCGGATGCGGCTGA